Proteins encoded together in one Streptomyces umbrinus window:
- a CDS encoding alpha/beta fold hydrolase — MTHDIGIMVGFAAVATHPERVSRWVAIDAPLPGIGPWDQNTQDPAMWHFGFGGHDMERLVAGRERIHLDRFWNELSVEPKRFDEAKREHYAALYAQPGTMRASFAQFLAFTQDAADNRMFLAQGRLQMPVLAFGGEATFGPGIGEVPRCVADNVEDAVIPDCGHWITEEQPQATTDLVVDFLRREQ; from the coding sequence GTGACGCACGACATCGGCATCATGGTCGGCTTCGCAGCTGTCGCCACCCACCCCGAGCGAGTGAGCCGATGGGTGGCGATCGACGCACCGCTGCCCGGGATCGGGCCCTGGGATCAGAACACCCAGGATCCGGCCATGTGGCACTTCGGCTTCGGCGGTCACGACATGGAGCGCCTGGTCGCCGGCCGCGAGCGCATCCATCTCGACCGCTTCTGGAACGAACTCTCCGTGGAGCCGAAGCGGTTCGACGAGGCGAAGCGCGAGCACTATGCGGCGCTCTACGCTCAACCCGGCACAATGCGAGCGAGCTTCGCCCAGTTCCTGGCGTTCACCCAGGACGCGGCCGACAACAGGATGTTCCTCGCACAGGGCAGGCTTCAGATGCCGGTCCTGGCCTTCGGCGGCGAAGCAACCTTCGGCCCTGGGATCGGCGAGGTGCCGCGGTGTGTCGCCGACAACGTCGAAGACGCGGTCATCCCGGACTGCGGCCACTGGATCACAGAAGAGCAGCCGCAGGCGACTACGGACCTGGTCGTCGACTTCCTGCGCCGGGAGCAGTAA
- a CDS encoding serine hydrolase domain-containing protein produces MKPKLTSHVVATTLVAGLACVGMTLPAAGATGSVTAPLHDTANSKALQAHADAVLKTGTVGVVARSTGPRGSRYATAGVADRATGNAVRPGDRFRIASTTKTFVAAVVLQLVGEGRLSLDDTVEHWLPGVVSGNGNDGSAITVRQLLQHTSGLFDYTVDFPEFASTAGYQADRYTTWTPERLVAIAMRHTPGFAPGDGWSYSNTNYILAGMIIQKATGHTWDQEATARHPPAGPARHRRPDDVPADGRTPSARLFLLRRGQGTDRRHRDQPHRGRHGGRHDQYDGRPHPLLPGAPRRAAAASAELAAMKTTVRALELDPGWPGVRYGLGLMEIPLSCGGAYYSHGGDMPGYTTRNGVSEDGRRTVVLNATSDGSTDSSTQQAANNLIDDELCA; encoded by the coding sequence ATGAAACCCAAGCTCACCTCCCATGTGGTGGCCACTACGCTCGTAGCCGGGCTGGCATGCGTCGGCATGACGCTGCCCGCGGCGGGCGCGACCGGATCCGTAACCGCGCCGCTGCACGACACGGCGAACAGCAAGGCGCTGCAGGCACACGCGGACGCGGTCCTCAAGACCGGGACCGTCGGCGTCGTGGCCCGGTCGACCGGCCCGCGAGGTTCCCGGTACGCCACCGCCGGAGTGGCCGACCGAGCCACGGGCAACGCCGTACGCCCCGGTGACCGGTTCCGGATCGCCAGCACCACCAAGACGTTCGTCGCCGCGGTGGTGCTCCAACTCGTCGGCGAGGGACGCCTGTCGCTGGACGACACCGTGGAGCACTGGCTGCCCGGAGTCGTCTCCGGCAACGGCAACGACGGCAGCGCGATCACCGTACGGCAGCTGCTCCAGCACACCAGCGGACTGTTCGACTACACGGTGGACTTCCCCGAGTTCGCAAGCACGGCCGGCTACCAGGCCGACCGCTACACCACCTGGACACCGGAGCGGCTGGTCGCCATCGCGATGCGGCACACCCCGGGATTCGCGCCCGGCGACGGGTGGAGCTACTCCAACACCAACTACATCCTCGCCGGAATGATCATCCAGAAGGCCACCGGGCACACCTGGGACCAGGAGGCCACCGCGCGTCATCCGCCCGCTGGGCCTGCGCGACACCGTCGCCCCGACGACGTACCCGCGGATGGCCGGACGCCATCTGCGCGGCTATTCCTCCTTCGACGAGGACAGGGCACCGATCGACGTCACCGAGATCAACCCCACCGCGGCCGGCATGGCGGGCGCCATGATCAGTACGACGGCCGACCTCACCCGCTTCTACCAGGCGCTCCTCGGCGGGCGGCTGCTGCGTCCGCCGAGCTGGCGGCGATGAAGACCACCGTACGAGCCCTGGAGCTGGACCCCGGCTGGCCCGGCGTGCGGTACGGGCTCGGCCTGATGGAGATCCCGCTGTCCTGCGGCGGCGCGTACTACAGCCACGGCGGTGACATGCCGGGCTACACGACCCGTAACGGCGTCAGCGAGGACGGCCGCCGCACGGTGGTCCTGAACGCGACGAGCGACGGCTCGACGGACTCGTCCACGCAGCAGGCGGCGAACAACCTGATCGACGATGAACTCTGCGCGTGA
- a CDS encoding GNAT family N-acetyltransferase has protein sequence MTIEVRPATVFEDVRTLVGPKSPGANVCWCLSHRIPSKLNNELRGPARGEYVAELCRTGPPPGVLAYDGDEPVGWAAVAPRADTSFARNRKIPHVDDLAVWSLWCIRVRPGHRKQGISHALIAGAVEYARAQGAPAIEAYPLDNGEAKVDMTMAYAGLRKNFERAGFTHAADTTSVLAGHPRILMRLDLS, from the coding sequence ATGACGATCGAAGTGCGCCCGGCTACGGTCTTCGAGGACGTCCGCACCCTGGTCGGCCCGAAGTCGCCCGGGGCCAACGTCTGCTGGTGCCTGAGCCACCGGATCCCGTCCAAGCTCAACAACGAGCTTCGAGGGCCGGCCCGAGGTGAATACGTCGCCGAGCTGTGCCGTACGGGACCCCCTCCAGGTGTGCTCGCCTACGACGGCGACGAGCCGGTCGGCTGGGCCGCGGTGGCGCCGCGCGCGGACACCTCCTTCGCGCGCAACCGCAAGATCCCGCACGTCGACGACCTCGCGGTCTGGTCGCTGTGGTGCATCCGCGTACGCCCCGGTCATCGGAAGCAGGGGATCTCGCACGCTCTCATCGCCGGGGCGGTCGAGTACGCCCGTGCCCAGGGCGCACCGGCGATCGAGGCCTACCCCCTCGACAACGGCGAGGCCAAGGTCGACATGACGATGGCGTACGCCGGGCTCCGCAAGAACTTCGAACGCGCCGGGTTCACCCACGCCGCCGACACCACCTCGGTACTGGCCGGTCATCCCCGCATCCTGATGCGCCTCGACCTGAGCTGA
- a CDS encoding erythromycin esterase family protein, producing the protein MTRRKAVIIPSVLLSLGAVAVATPAIGDAMDKSSTPVSASAGHAKTSATGRPAGGVVDAIERSAHTLRTTEPEGSLRDLDALGRMVKDAEVVGLGEASHGSQDFFRMKHRVFRYLVEQKGFRTFSLELAWSSGLRLNDYVLNGKGNLKDIANEEFQGAYRIWNNQDYINLIEWMRDYNRRHPKDKVQFMGNDMGYAGPELYEKVTDQVAREYPQLLEQVTELYRGLAPTTDAGTYSEDYLKLPLAERQERAERTGKVYELLRKQRPGSGADRQEHLWTVQHARAIHQMAKGYSLDITDEAQVAEMMRLRDQVMAENVAWWNKHTGDRILLSAHNTHVSYDSFDERYPKTQGAFLHDALGRKYVSIGFSFFKGSFKAFGTDDNVMRTYRVGAAKPGSNEETLDKVRQDDYILDMRTVPNSARAWLDKPRVTWNIGAGWPDPVTYKTALGPAHDVLIHLNEIEATEYLGKP; encoded by the coding sequence ATGACGCGACGCAAGGCAGTAATCATTCCCTCGGTCCTCCTCTCCCTCGGTGCCGTGGCGGTTGCCACTCCGGCCATCGGCGATGCCATGGACAAGTCATCGACTCCGGTTTCGGCCTCCGCTGGCCATGCCAAGACGTCAGCAACGGGGCGGCCCGCGGGCGGAGTGGTCGATGCCATCGAGCGCAGTGCCCACACATTGAGGACCACCGAGCCCGAAGGCAGTCTGCGGGACCTGGACGCGCTGGGCCGCATGGTCAAGGACGCCGAGGTGGTGGGTCTGGGTGAGGCCAGCCACGGATCGCAGGACTTCTTCCGCATGAAGCACCGGGTCTTCCGCTACCTGGTGGAGCAGAAGGGCTTCCGGACCTTCTCCCTTGAGCTTGCCTGGAGCAGCGGTCTGCGGCTCAACGACTACGTACTGAACGGCAAAGGCAACCTCAAGGACATAGCGAACGAGGAGTTCCAGGGGGCGTACCGGATCTGGAACAACCAGGACTACATCAACCTCATCGAGTGGATGCGGGACTACAACCGCCGGCACCCGAAGGACAAGGTGCAGTTCATGGGCAACGACATGGGCTACGCCGGGCCGGAGCTGTACGAGAAGGTGACCGACCAGGTGGCGCGCGAGTACCCGCAACTGCTGGAGCAGGTCACCGAGTTGTACCGCGGTCTGGCGCCGACCACCGACGCCGGCACCTACAGCGAGGACTACCTGAAGCTGCCACTGGCAGAACGCCAGGAGCGGGCGGAGCGGACCGGGAAGGTGTACGAGCTGCTCCGCAAGCAGCGCCCCGGCTCCGGTGCCGACCGGCAGGAACACCTGTGGACCGTGCAGCACGCCAGGGCCATCCACCAGATGGCCAAGGGCTACTCCCTCGACATCACCGACGAGGCCCAGGTCGCGGAGATGATGAGGCTCCGTGACCAGGTGATGGCGGAGAACGTGGCCTGGTGGAACAAGCACACCGGTGACCGGATCCTGCTGTCGGCGCACAACACGCACGTGTCGTACGACTCCTTCGACGAGCGGTATCCCAAGACCCAAGGGGCGTTCCTGCATGACGCGTTGGGCAGGAAGTACGTCAGCATCGGCTTCAGCTTCTTCAAGGGCTCCTTCAAGGCGTTCGGCACCGACGACAACGTGATGCGCACCTACCGCGTGGGGGCCGCGAAGCCCGGCTCCAACGAGGAGACCCTGGACAAGGTCCGCCAGGACGACTACATCCTCGACATGCGCACGGTTCCCAACTCCGCGCGCGCCTGGCTGGACAAGCCGCGTGTCACCTGGAACATCGGCGCCGGGTGGCCCGACCCCGTGACGTACAAGACCGCCCTCGGCCCGGCACACGACGTCCTCATCCACCTGAACGAGATCGAGGCCACCGAGTACCTGGGCAAGCCCTGA
- a CDS encoding alpha/beta fold hydrolase, with product MQSREIETNVAKIHVRVGGHGPAVVLLHGFGTTGDMWGHLASALIEDHMVIAPDLRGLGLSSKPDGGYDKKNQAADVWGCPGRPGGAFD from the coding sequence ATGCAGTCGCGTGAGATCGAGACCAACGTCGCCAAGATCCACGTGCGCGTCGGCGGCCATGGTCCAGCGGTCGTCCTGCTGCACGGCTTTGGCACAACGGGTGACATGTGGGGTCATCTGGCGAGTGCACTCATCGAGGACCACATGGTGATCGCGCCCGACCTGCGTGGGCTGGGCCTCTCGTCGAAGCCTGACGGCGGCTACGACAAGAAGAACCAGGCGGCGGACGTCTGGGGGTGTCCTGGACGCCCTGGGGGTGCGTTCGATTGA
- a CDS encoding NAD(P)H-binding protein gives MILLTGAAGALGKLVAQRLAVRDDVVLGTRTPRSAGERRVDFDDPASLDFTGVGTLLLISAGFGEDDVVVARHDAAITAAEKAGVRHVVYTSLSGDGDHLAYALPHRWTERRIRQSSLEWTILRNGLYAEFLAAIAAPGPDGAITAPLGSGRLAAVARADLAEVAARVVSAPEQHAGRTYELVGEEALGGSELAAAADGSYEPGSLARARETIAAAGEALPYQLPMLVGTYSAIAAGFLDGTGIELNALRGLLEREPRSALEAYAASVGAARSAA, from the coding sequence ATGATCCTGCTCACCGGCGCCGCCGGGGCACTCGGAAAACTCGTCGCCCAGCGACTGGCCGTACGCGACGACGTGGTGCTCGGCACCCGCACACCCCGTTCCGCGGGCGAGCGCCGCGTCGACTTCGACGACCCTGCATCGCTCGACTTCACAGGTGTGGGCACCCTGTTGCTGATCTCCGCAGGATTCGGCGAGGACGACGTGGTCGTCGCCCGTCACGACGCGGCCATCACGGCAGCCGAGAAGGCGGGTGTGCGGCACGTCGTCTACACCAGCCTGAGCGGCGACGGCGACCACCTCGCCTACGCGCTCCCCCATCGCTGGACCGAACGCAGAATCCGGCAGAGCAGCTTGGAGTGGACGATCCTGCGCAATGGCCTGTACGCCGAGTTCCTCGCCGCCATCGCCGCCCCGGGCCCCGACGGGGCCATCACCGCGCCACTGGGCTCGGGGCGTCTGGCCGCCGTCGCCCGCGCGGATCTCGCGGAAGTGGCCGCTCGCGTGGTGAGCGCCCCGGAGCAGCACGCGGGCCGAACGTACGAGCTTGTCGGCGAGGAAGCCCTCGGCGGTTCGGAGCTGGCGGCTGCGGCCGACGGCTCCTACGAGCCCGGCTCACTCGCCCGAGCCCGGGAAACGATCGCTGCGGCCGGAGAGGCGCTGCCCTATCAGTTGCCGATGCTGGTGGGGACGTACTCGGCGATCGCGGCCGGCTTCCTGGACGGGACGGGCATCGAACTCAACGCGCTGCGCGGGCTGTTGGAGCGGGAGCCGCGGTCCGCTCTGGAGGCGTACGCGGCCTCGGTCGGCGCGGCCCGCTCGGCGGCGTAG
- the sigJ gene encoding RNA polymerase sigma factor SigJ yields the protein MTSRAEPGDDHSDPGLSAIMSERRQLINLGYRLLGSLADAEDVVQETYARWYAMSAQERQAIESPGAWLMTVASRICLNLLGSARARRETYVGDWIPEPLPEPTEWITGRSGAGDIDPADRVTLDESVTMAFLVVLDSMAPAERVAFVLHDVFRYPFGEVAEIVGRTPAACRQLASSARRRVRTAQSPAGPSAGQARIVRQFRTAWQAKDIDALISLLDPDATATADGGGLAVTHLLPIVGGEQIAHAYAEIARVSGHRTTFLECTVNGLPGLVARQDGDIATVFAFELAGDRIRHIWAVRNPEKLRPWRIG from the coding sequence ATGACGAGCAGAGCCGAGCCAGGCGACGACCACAGCGATCCGGGCCTCAGCGCGATCATGAGCGAGCGGCGCCAGTTGATCAACCTCGGCTATCGACTCCTCGGGTCCCTTGCCGACGCCGAGGACGTCGTGCAGGAGACCTACGCCCGCTGGTACGCCATGTCCGCACAGGAGCGGCAGGCCATCGAGTCGCCCGGTGCCTGGCTGATGACGGTCGCCAGCCGTATCTGTCTGAACCTGCTCGGCTCGGCGCGGGCCAGGCGGGAGACGTACGTGGGCGACTGGATCCCGGAACCGCTGCCGGAGCCCACGGAGTGGATCACCGGGCGCTCCGGCGCCGGTGACATCGACCCGGCCGACCGGGTCACCCTGGACGAGTCGGTGACGATGGCGTTCCTGGTCGTCCTCGATTCGATGGCCCCGGCCGAGCGCGTCGCGTTCGTCCTGCACGACGTCTTCCGCTACCCCTTCGGTGAGGTCGCCGAGATCGTCGGCCGCACTCCGGCGGCGTGCCGCCAACTGGCCTCGTCCGCCCGACGGCGCGTCCGCACCGCGCAGTCCCCGGCGGGCCCGAGTGCCGGGCAGGCCAGGATCGTCAGGCAGTTCAGAACGGCATGGCAGGCCAAGGACATCGATGCCCTGATCAGCCTGCTCGACCCCGATGCCACCGCGACCGCCGACGGCGGCGGCCTGGCCGTCACCCATCTGCTCCCGATCGTGGGCGGTGAGCAGATCGCACATGCCTACGCCGAGATCGCCCGTGTGTCGGGCCACCGCACGACATTCCTGGAGTGCACGGTCAACGGCCTGCCCGGCCTGGTGGCACGGCAGGACGGCGACATCGCTACCGTGTTCGCGTTCGAGCTCGCGGGCGACCGGATCAGACACATCTGGGCGGTGCGAAACCCCGAGAAGCTCCGTCCCTGGCGGATCGGCTGA
- a CDS encoding FAD-dependent monooxygenase, which yields MDAKQDVDVTVVGAGPVGLMLAAELALSGATVQVIERLAEPAEAMKAGSINVPTAEALDRRGLLPAAEQVQREILERVGSFAPKNGDRRPGGGAQPGGNRQPGGDQQPGGGRRPPDSRFTGHFAGMVLDADLVDWSDSDLAAHTAVTGARMVPQRELEELLAGHVARLGIPVRRGVEVTALQDTGDGVLVDSTAGPVRTGWLVGCDGGRSTVRRLAGIEFPGTDPELTGHLALVDIADPEKLADGWAWSTRGAYRYGPQPGRVVTVEFDGALNDLPHARLRSRGRTPREPVTLEEVQTSLRRVSGTDVTLTALRATATRWTDNARQAAAYRSGRVLLAGDAAHVHSPFGGQGLNLGVGDAMNLGWKLGAVVAGWAPEGLLDTYDTERRPLGAWVLDWTRAQIGVMRGDAKSAALREVVADLLSTRDGTTYAVKKISGADQRIDLPGDHPLIGRYVPDVWLKDGSRLVDHRHGGGFLLLDRTPDGAFARLAEAWAGRVTSVTDDNATPTGVLVRPDGVVAWASDTTGISAVTGLEAALRRWTGTPSSSPDHVPVG from the coding sequence ATGGATGCGAAGCAGGACGTGGACGTGACCGTGGTGGGAGCCGGGCCGGTGGGCCTCATGCTCGCCGCCGAGCTGGCGCTCTCCGGGGCGACGGTGCAGGTGATCGAGCGACTGGCCGAGCCGGCCGAGGCAATGAAGGCGGGGTCGATCAATGTGCCGACGGCCGAGGCGCTCGACCGCCGAGGCCTGTTGCCTGCTGCCGAGCAGGTGCAGCGGGAGATTCTTGAGCGGGTGGGTTCGTTCGCGCCCAAGAACGGCGACCGGCGGCCCGGTGGCGGCGCGCAGCCCGGCGGAAACCGGCAGCCCGGTGGTGATCAACAGCCCGGTGGCGGCCGGCGACCACCCGACTCGCGGTTCACCGGGCATTTCGCGGGGATGGTCCTCGACGCCGACCTCGTGGACTGGTCCGATTCCGACCTCGCCGCGCACACCGCGGTCACCGGAGCGCGGATGGTGCCGCAGCGTGAGCTGGAGGAGCTGCTGGCCGGCCATGTCGCGCGACTCGGGATACCGGTGCGTCGCGGAGTGGAGGTCACCGCGCTCCAAGACACCGGCGACGGCGTGCTCGTCGACAGCACTGCCGGTCCGGTGCGCACCGGGTGGCTGGTCGGGTGCGACGGCGGGCGCAGCACCGTGCGACGCCTCGCGGGCATCGAGTTCCCCGGCACCGACCCCGAACTCACCGGGCACCTGGCGCTCGTCGACATAGCCGACCCGGAGAAACTCGCGGACGGCTGGGCGTGGTCGACCCGTGGGGCGTACCGCTATGGGCCACAGCCCGGGCGGGTGGTCACCGTGGAGTTCGACGGCGCTCTCAACGACCTCCCGCACGCTCGGCTTCGCTCGCGCGGAAGGACCCCCAGGGAGCCGGTCACCCTTGAAGAGGTGCAGACCAGTCTGCGCCGGGTCTCGGGCACCGACGTCACACTGACCGCGCTGCGCGCCACCGCGACCCGCTGGACCGACAACGCCCGCCAGGCCGCGGCCTACCGATCGGGACGGGTGCTGCTGGCCGGCGACGCCGCGCACGTGCACTCGCCGTTCGGCGGTCAGGGGCTCAATCTCGGGGTCGGCGACGCGATGAACCTCGGGTGGAAGCTCGGTGCCGTGGTCGCCGGATGGGCACCCGAAGGACTGCTCGACACCTACGACACCGAGCGTCGTCCGCTCGGCGCTTGGGTGTTGGACTGGACGCGGGCCCAGATCGGGGTGATGCGCGGGGACGCCAAGTCGGCCGCGCTCCGGGAGGTCGTCGCCGATCTGCTGAGCACTCGGGACGGCACGACCTACGCGGTCAAGAAGATCTCCGGAGCCGACCAGCGCATCGACCTGCCCGGCGACCACCCACTGATCGGCCGCTACGTCCCCGACGTATGGCTGAAGGACGGCTCCCGTCTGGTCGACCACCGTCACGGCGGCGGATTCCTGCTGCTCGACCGCACTCCGGACGGCGCATTCGCCCGCCTCGCCGAGGCCTGGGCCGGGCGAGTGACCAGCGTGACCGACGACAACGCGACGCCGACGGGGGTGTTGGTGCGCCCGGACGGGGTGGTCGCCTGGGCCTCCGACACCACCGGCATCTCCGCCGTCACCGGCCTCGAAGCCGCCCTGCGCCGGTGGACCGGCACGCCCTCGTCCTCACCCGATCACGTGCCGGTGGGCTGA
- a CDS encoding GMC oxidoreductase — protein MNPTPTSPSNWQAQTRPSRPGLLDDPEDMHKMTEAIALGRELADTAPMRSPGLNEIAPGPAVTTDTDVAAYLRAHVKPYPHRLYATAPMGPDTDAHAVVDFRGCVRGVSGLRVVDASILPDVPAVATNVTVIMVAELIADHFTQDTSV, from the coding sequence CTGAACCCGACGCCCACGTCACCCTCCAACTGGCAAGCACAGACCCGGCCGTCCCGCCCCGGCCTGCTCGACGACCCCGAGGACATGCACAAGATGACGGAGGCGATCGCTCTCGGCCGGGAGCTCGCTGACACCGCCCCGATGCGCTCACCGGGCCTCAACGAAATCGCCCCCGGCCCCGCCGTCACAACGGACACAGACGTGGCCGCGTACCTGCGCGCCCACGTCAAGCCGTACCCGCACCGCCTGTATGCCACCGCGCCCATGGGGCCCGACACCGACGCTCACGCCGTCGTGGACTTCCGCGGATGTGTGCGAGGAGTGTCCGGCCTCAGAGTGGTCGACGCCTCGATCCTGCCCGACGTCCCCGCCGTGGCCACCAACGTCACCGTGATCATGGTCGCCGAACTCATCGCCGACCACTTCACCCAGGACACCTCGGTCTGA
- a CDS encoding TetR/AcrR family transcriptional regulator, with amino-acid sequence MNPRERRAARHQPPNPEAEASPRPRRRKAPITVEQVIDTALGVIATEGYEALTMRRLAGALDTGPASLYAHVVNKADLDELLIGRLCAELVLPEPDPAAWREQVRCVCAQIRDQYLKYPGISRAALAMAPTDLETVRVSEGMLAILLAGGVAPQAAAWAIDALLLYVAAYCLEVSIARQRSADDDAVWVHDRDELLRRFAALPAETFPHTTRHAAELTAGEGHDRFDFTLALMVDGLARR; translated from the coding sequence GTGAACCCGAGAGAGCGACGCGCGGCGCGCCACCAGCCGCCGAACCCCGAGGCCGAAGCAAGCCCCAGGCCGCGGCGCCGCAAGGCCCCGATCACCGTGGAGCAGGTCATCGACACCGCTCTGGGCGTCATCGCCACAGAGGGCTACGAGGCACTGACCATGCGCCGACTGGCCGGAGCGCTCGACACCGGACCCGCCTCGCTCTACGCCCACGTGGTGAACAAGGCCGACCTCGACGAGCTGCTCATCGGACGGCTGTGCGCCGAGCTCGTACTGCCCGAGCCCGACCCCGCGGCCTGGCGGGAGCAGGTCCGCTGTGTGTGCGCCCAGATCCGCGACCAGTACCTGAAGTACCCCGGAATCTCCCGTGCCGCGCTCGCCATGGCCCCCACCGACCTCGAGACCGTGCGCGTCAGCGAAGGAATGCTGGCCATCCTGCTCGCCGGCGGCGTCGCCCCTCAGGCCGCCGCCTGGGCGATCGACGCCCTTTTGCTGTATGTGGCCGCCTACTGCCTCGAGGTGTCGATCGCGCGCCAGAGATCAGCAGATGACGACGCCGTCTGGGTCCACGACCGCGACGAACTGCTACGCCGGTTTGCCGCCCTGCCTGCCGAGACCTTCCCGCACACCACCCGCCACGCCGCCGAGCTCACCGCCGGCGAGGGCCACGACCGGTTCGACTTCACCCTCGCCCTGATGGTCGACGGCCTGGCCCGCCGCTAG
- a CDS encoding VOC family protein, translated as MNADDRNILAGARLATRLPAQDLDRARRFYSEQLGLEPVDERPGGLLYRCAGVDFVVFQSTGASPGTFTQMALEVDDIETVVSELKRRGVVFEEVDAPGFRTRNGIAEIEGNYPSKGARGERGAWFRDSEGNLLGIGELVF; from the coding sequence ATGAACGCAGACGACAGAAACATTCTGGCCGGGGCACGTTTGGCGACGAGGCTTCCGGCCCAGGACCTGGACCGGGCACGGCGCTTCTATTCCGAGCAACTGGGTCTGGAGCCCGTCGACGAGCGGCCCGGTGGGCTGTTGTATCGGTGCGCGGGCGTGGACTTCGTCGTGTTCCAATCGACGGGAGCCTCGCCCGGGACCTTCACCCAGATGGCGTTGGAGGTCGACGACATCGAGACAGTCGTATCGGAACTCAAGCGGCGTGGCGTGGTGTTCGAGGAGGTCGACGCTCCCGGATTCCGCACCAGGAACGGCATCGCCGAGATCGAGGGGAACTACCCGAGCAAGGGCGCACGGGGCGAACGCGGCGCCTGGTTCCGTGACAGCGAGGGAAACCTGCTGGGCATCGGCGAGTTGGTCTTCTGA
- a CDS encoding winged helix-turn-helix transcriptional regulator translates to MSAGHMAVTSPAAAPAAAVPVIVCDTPQDECGVRDVLDRLGDKWSVYVVVELASGIRRFKELQRAIPGGISQRMLTLTVRRLERDGLVKRTVYPTVPPQVEYELTEMGHSLTHLVKALADWSIAHRRAIAASHEAWDAAHPDPEAR, encoded by the coding sequence ATGTCAGCAGGGCACATGGCGGTAACCAGCCCGGCGGCCGCCCCGGCGGCAGCCGTACCCGTGATCGTCTGCGACACACCGCAGGACGAGTGCGGTGTCCGGGACGTGCTGGACCGGCTCGGTGACAAGTGGTCCGTCTACGTGGTGGTCGAACTCGCCTCTGGCATCCGCCGGTTCAAGGAGCTCCAGCGCGCCATCCCCGGCGGCATATCGCAGCGCATGCTCACGCTCACCGTCCGCCGCCTCGAGCGCGACGGCCTGGTGAAGCGCACGGTGTATCCCACGGTCCCGCCTCAGGTCGAGTACGAGTTGACGGAGATGGGACACAGCCTGACTCACCTCGTGAAGGCCCTCGCCGACTGGTCGATCGCCCATCGCCGGGCCATCGCCGCCTCCCACGAGGCATGGGACGCGGCCCACCCGGACCCGGAGGCTCGCTGA
- a CDS encoding LUD domain-containing protein — MNDFQAIADRVEIEALRGEFTDTAMMRDRPRMASLFTPDGALRMPNIPVELVGREEIRAGGERLQSQWDFFVQTTHPGTILLDGDTATGRAYIQELARTLDGRQGLNYAVYHDRYQRTAEGWKFAERVYEVRYLDTSPLAGTAPHAGQGSGTNPADATAAPAPAASFADPASAERLERAAAALRAAGFAAEILDDAAAARSRIKDLVPEGASVLTGASETLRLSGIDEDINAGGRYDAIRPRVLAIDRATGADEIRRLVTGPDFVVNSVAAVTETGSLVLASGSGSQLPANAGGAANAVWIVGAQKVVPDLSTALHRVEEHALPLENARAQAAYGMPSAVNRLLILNAETRPGRGTVLLLREAIGY; from the coding sequence ATGAACGACTTCCAGGCCATCGCGGACCGCGTCGAGATAGAGGCGCTGCGTGGCGAGTTCACCGACACGGCGATGATGCGCGACCGACCCCGCATGGCGTCGCTGTTCACACCGGACGGCGCCCTGCGCATGCCCAACATCCCCGTCGAACTGGTCGGCCGCGAGGAGATCCGTGCCGGGGGCGAGCGGCTGCAGAGCCAGTGGGACTTCTTCGTGCAGACCACACACCCCGGCACCATCCTGCTCGACGGCGACACCGCGACCGGCCGCGCCTACATCCAGGAACTCGCGCGCACCCTCGACGGACGCCAGGGTCTGAACTACGCCGTCTACCACGACCGCTACCAGCGCACCGCGGAGGGCTGGAAGTTCGCCGAGCGGGTGTACGAGGTCAGGTACCTCGACACCTCCCCGCTGGCGGGTACGGCGCCCCACGCGGGGCAGGGCTCCGGGACCAACCCGGCAGACGCCACGGCCGCCCCGGCTCCGGCCGCGTCCTTCGCCGACCCGGCATCGGCCGAACGACTGGAGCGGGCAGCCGCCGCGCTGCGGGCGGCCGGCTTCGCCGCCGAGATCCTCGACGACGCCGCGGCCGCGCGCTCCCGCATCAAGGACCTGGTCCCCGAGGGCGCCAGCGTGCTCACCGGAGCCAGCGAAACCCTCCGGCTGTCCGGCATCGACGAGGACATCAACGCCGGCGGCCGGTACGACGCCATCAGGCCGCGCGTCCTGGCCATCGACCGTGCCACCGGCGCCGACGAGATCCGAAGGCTGGTCACCGGACCCGACTTCGTCGTCAACAGCGTCGCCGCGGTCACCGAGACCGGCTCGCTCGTTCTTGCCTCGGGCAGCGGCAGCCAACTCCCCGCCAACGCGGGCGGCGCCGCCAACGCGGTCTGGATCGTCGGCGCGCAGAAGGTGGTCCCCGACCTGAGCACTGCGCTGCACCGCGTCGAGGAGCACGCCCTCCCGCTGGAGAACGCGCGCGCCCAGGCGGCGTACGGGATGCCCAGCGCCGTCAACCGCCTGCTCATCCTCAACGCGGAGACCCGCCCGGGGCGCGGCACCGTGCTGCTCCTCCGAGAGGCCATAGGATACTGA